aatacaaataaaacacaattaTTGAAGAAATAGCACCATTCCTAAGCACCATTAGGGATTCATAACAATATAGTTACTCCCTTATCAAGAGAACGGCTCCAACGCTTGACTGAAAAggtttgttgttgatgttgttgatttAACAGGCTGAGCTTGTTGTACTGTGCCCTAAATAGAAAGGTTCTTGTATGGACCATGTTGAAGCCTGGAGTAAAATGAACTACGAATTTATGACTCTTGATCTTTAACTGAACTTTTtaaatgcactatttgtacttTGCGATGGATGAAAACATTCTGCCAAATGAATTAAAAAGTCAAATGTTTTGCAAATGTCAACGCGTGAATCTGAGCAGAGAGATTTAGTTTCTTATGACAGTAACAGACATGAGCAGCGTGTGGTCTTGTGGTCTAGTTCCAGGGGGGAAACACTAGccagggctggcctgggctcATGTTGACAAGGCAGCATGCTGGCTCTGCAGCTGGGAACAGTGGAttgctgaggcagagaggctgaTGTGGAGTCACTGTGGATGGACAGGAGTCACTGACAGGAGTCACTGACAGGAGTCACTGACTTGAGTCACTGACAGGAGTCACTGACAGGAGTCACTGACAGGAGTCACTGACTTGAGTCACTGACAGGAGTCACTGACAGGAGTCACTGACAGGAGTCACTGTGGATGGACAGAAGTCACTGACAGGAGTCACTGACAGGAGTCACTGTGGATGGACAGAAGTCACTGACAGGAGTCACTGACAGGAGTCACTGTGGATGGACAGAAGTCACTGACAGGAGTCACTGACAGGAGTCACTGACAGGAGTCACTGTGGATGGACAGAAGTCACTGACAGGAGTCACTGACAGGAGTCACTGACAGGAGTCACTGTGGATGGACAGAAGTCACTGACAGGAGTCACTGACAGGAGTCACTGTGGATGGACAGAAGTCACTGACAGGAGTCACTGACAGGAGTCACTGACTTGAGTCACTGACAGGAGTCACTGACAGGAGTCACTGTGGATGGACAGAAGTCACTGACAGGAGTCACTGACAGGAGTCACTGACAGGAGTCACTGTGGATGGACAGCAGTCACTGACAGGAGTCACTGACAGGAGTCACTGACATGGCAGACAGTGGCAAGCAGACTGAGGTGAGCGTGGACAGAGAACGCTGATTTCACACAGACAATCACAAAAACAGGTATCCTTATAGCTTATAAGTCAAACTTGCAAATCAACCTCTTGTTCATAGCTGGATATTTGACATGATTCTTGAATATTTTGTgctacaaaaaaaacacagtcaTTAACATGGTAACAAAATAGTCCAAATATAACACATACGTTCATATAATAAAAATCtttgatttttttaaatcctttttttgttgttgatggaAACATGACACGGATTGCAGTTGTACGATATAAGATGTTGTGACCAGCAGAGGGGGCTCCTGGAATCCCAGACATCTGGAGTCAGTGTCCTTGGCAGGTCTTGCAACACATCTGCCTGAAGTACTGCCGGTTGCAGAACTTAAACCTGAGCACCAGGGGGCAGTACGCCACCGTGTTCACGTCTTTACACTCTGGAGgggacgcacacaaacacatcgatcaacaaaaacaaaacagtgaGCAAGCGCGGCGAATCACGGAAACCCTAGCGACGTCGTGAGGTCCACGGGGCTGGGcgggagggctgaggaggggtGAACTCTGACCTTCTGGGTTGTCGGTGGGGATGGTGAGGTCACACCTGCTCTTGCACTGCTGCATGGCCGCCGGCCGCTGGAGGTCCGGACACTCGACGGCCGGCTGGCCGGTGTGGGTGAGACACTGCACCAAACGCATCTCCTGACCCAGACCACACCGAGAGGAACactggagcaggggggagaaaggggagggggggagagagggagagagggagggagagagagacagggtgagggagagagagagaaagggagagagggagagagagagagagagagagagagagagagagagagagagagagaaagagggagagagggagggagagagagacagggtgagggagagagaaagggagagagggagagagagagacattccaGGTTGTGATAGTTGTGACTTTTGTGATATAGATGTGTGTGATTCTCACAATACTgatagtgagacagagagagaggctgttaaAGTGTGAacagtagtgtgtgtatatgtgtgtgtgtgcgtgcgtgtgtgggtgtgtgtgtgtgcgtgtgtgggtgggacCGACCTCTCCCCAGGGTCCGGTGACCCAGTGAGGCGGGGGGCAGCGCTGCAGGTTACAGCGCACCCTGGAGGTCGGGCGGCCATGTTTGGGGCAGCGGGACTCGGGGACAGTGTCCCCGCTCTCGCCACTTTTACACAGGACGACTCGGTGCCTGAATCCTGGGCCACAGCCCGGGTtacactggaggagagggaggggagagagagagagacatagagaaagagtgtgagaaaaTCATGAAAAACAGGATAATACTCCACCTAACCCCTAGGGGGCAGTATTTCCACAGTCAGGCACAAAAAGAGATATacagaatgacagacagagatagattgatagagatagatagatagacagaccgacagagagtgtgtgtgtgtgtgtgtacctctgaccAGTCCAGGGCCAGCCACTCAGGGGGGCAGGTGTGGGTGCTGCAGGGCTCGgtgagggggggcggaggggaggtGCAGGCGGAGTCATCCTGGACCTTGTGCTCCGAGGGGGAGACCCTCCTCTTACACAGCacctccctggtcctcaggcCCCCGTTACAGCTGCGACTGCACTCGGACCAGTCACCTGTCCAccagctggcacacacacacacacaggcacacacacacacacacaggcacacacacacacacacacacaggcacacacacacacacaggcacacaaacacattttgtatATACAGCACAAGGCTGTGTCAACACTCATATGGACACAATTACAtcttaatatacacacacagacacgcgcacacacacacacacacagacttacttGGGGGAGCACGGCTCCGAGTTGCAGGCCCGTTTCTTGTCCTTGGGTTTGCTCTTCCTGTCACAGAAGTGATTGTAGACCACCGAGTGGTCCGCCTGCTTCTTACACACCACCTGCTGCAGCTGAACACCtgccatgggtgtgtgtgtgtgtggcgtgtgtgtggttgtgtgtgtggtgtgggattgtgtgtcgtatgggtgtgtgggtgaAACAGGTCAGAAAACAAGACGTCAGATCTTGTCCTCCCTTCCCGGCATATCTGAAGATCTCCTAGGAGGTCTGGGAAACAGCAGGAACGACAGCAGGCATCCCG
This genomic window from Osmerus mordax isolate fOsmMor3 unplaced genomic scaffold, fOsmMor3.pri Scaffold_83, whole genome shotgun sequence contains:
- the LOC136940204 gene encoding A disintegrin and metalloproteinase with thrombospondin motifs 6-like gives rise to the protein MAGVQLQQVVCKKQADHSVVYNHFCDRKSKPKDKKRACNSEPCSPNWWTGDWSECSRSCNGGLRTREVLCKRRVSPSEHKVQDDSACTSPPPPLTEPCSTHTCPPEWLALDWSECNPGCGPGFRHRVVLCKSGESGDTVPESRCPKHGRPTSRVRCNLQRCPPPHWVTGPWGECSSRCGLGQEMRLVQCLTHTGQPAVECPDLQRPAAMQQCKSRCDLTIPTDNPEECKDVNTVAYCPLVLRFKFCNRQYFRQMCCKTCQGH